The Bacteroidota bacterium genomic sequence ATTTTTGTGCGTTGGTAGAGGAATTGGTCCGCTTACAATTGCACCAGTCATTTTTACTGTTTTTACGATTTTTTCAGCTGACTTATCAACCAAGTTATGATCGTATGATTTTAGTTTTATTCTAATTTTTTGGCTCATCTATTTATTAAACCTTAACGTTATATTATTTAAACTTTTTCTGTTTTTCCTTTTACTTTTGCAATTACTTCGTCAGCAACGTTTTTAGGAGCATCTGCGTAATGAGAGAATTCCATTGTAGATGTTGCTCTACCAGATGTAATTGTTCTAAGAGTAGTAACATAGCCAAACATTTCGGATAATGGTACTAACGCTTTTACAACCTGAGCTCCTGCTCTAGAATCCATTCCTTGAATTTGCCCTCTACGTTTATTTAAATCGCCAACCACATCACCCATATTTTGTTCAGGAGTGATAACTTCTACCTTCATGATAGGCTCTAACAATACAGGTTTAGATTTAGGTAATGCTTCTCTATAGGCTGTTTTAGCGCATATTTCGAATGATAATGCGTCAGAGTCAACAGCATGGTAAGAACCATCTATTAGAACTACCTTCATTTTATCCATTGGATAACCTGCTAACACACCATTAACCATTGCTGAACGGAATCCTTTTTCTACAGATGGAACAAATTCACGAGGAATATTACCACCTTTTATTTCGTTTATAAATTGTAATCCTAAATTCTTTTTATCAATTACGAAATCGTCATCAGCAGGACCAACTTTGAAAACAATATCTGCAAACTTACCGCGACCACCGGTTTGTTTTTTGTAAACTTCTCTATGATCAACAGTTTGAGAAATAGTTTCTTTATATGCTACTTGAGGCGCACCTTGATTGATTTCCACTTTAAATTCTCTTTTTAAGCGGTCAACTATAATCTCTAAGTGAAGCTCGCCCATACCACTAATGATGGTTTGTCCTGAATCTTCATCTGTTTTAACACGGAAAGTAGGATCTTCTTCTGCTAATTTACCAAGAGCCATACCTAGTTTATCTAAATCTGCTTGCGTTTTAGGCTCAACAGCAAGACCGATAACCGGTTCAGGGAATTGCATTGCTTCTAATACAATTGGATTTTTTTCATCACAAAGTGTATCTCCTGTCTTAATATCCTTGAATCCAACAGCAGCACCAATATCTCCTGCTTCGATAAAATCGACAGGATTTTGTTTATTTGCATGCATTTGGAAAATACGAGAAATACGTTCTTTATTGCCACTTCTTGTGTTTAATACATAAGAACCTGCATCTAAACGACCTGCATAGGCTCTAAAGAAGCATAGGCGACCAACAAATGGATCGGTTGCAATTTTAAATGCAAGAGCTGTAAAAGGCTCTTTAGCATCCGGCTTACGAGTTACCTCTTCGCCTGTATTTGGATTTGTACCAACAATATTATCTTTATCAAGCGGACTAGGTAAAATCTCCATTACATAATCCAACATGGTTTGAACACCTTTATTTTTGAATGCAGAACCGCAAAGCATAGGAACTACTTTACCTGCAATACAAGCTTTACGCAGAGCGGTTAGAATTTCTTGTTCGGAAATAGAGTTAGGATCTTCAAAGAATTTCTCCATTAACTTGTCGTCAAACTCCGCAATTGCTTCCAACAAAAGTCCTCTGTATTCAGCTACCTCAGCTTTCATATCATCAGGAATAGGAACAACAGTAAATGTCATTCCCTGGTCAGCTTCATTCCAAACAATACCTCTGTTATTTACTAAATCTACCACACCTTTAAAATTCTCCTCGGCTCCAATTGGTAATTGCAAAGGAAGAGCATTTCCGCCTAACATTTCACGCACTTGCTTTACAACGTTTAGAAAATCTGCACCAGAGCGATCCATCTTGTTAACAAAACACAAACGCGTAACGTTATAATTGTTAGCTAAACGCCAATTTGTTTCAGATTGAGGTTCAACACCATCAACTGCTGAAAACAAAAAAACTAACCCATCTAGTACACGTAAAGAACGATTTACCTCAACTGTAAAATCAACGTGACCCGGGGTATCAATAATATTTATTTTGTATTTATTATTTCTATAATTCCAGAAACAAGTTGTAGCAGCAGAAGTAATAGTAATACCACGCTCTTGCTCTTGGACCATCCAGTCCATAGTGGCAGCGCCATCATGCACCTCACCAATTTTATGATTTACACCTGTATAGTAAAGAATACGCTCAGTTGTAGTGGTTTTACCAGCATCAATATGGGCAGCAATCCCAATGTTTCTTGTATATTTTAAATCGCTCATAGGTTATTTATAAAATTTTATACTCTAAAGTGAGAATACGCTTTGTTAGCTTCTGCCATTTTATGCACATCTTCTTTCTTTTTGAAAGAAGCACCTTCTTCTTTAGAAGCAGCAATAATTTCAGCAGCTAATTTTTGCCCCATTGATTTTTCGTTTCTTTGACGAGCATAAGAAATCATCCATTTCATGCCCATAGAAACTCTTCTGTCTGGGCGAATTTCTTGAGGTATCTGAAAGTTAGAACCTCCAACACGTCTGCTTTTTACTTCAACAGAAGGCATTACATTTTCTAATGCTTTTCTCCAAACTTGCAAGCCATCTTGCTCGGTTTTCTGAGATACTATATCAATTGCCTCATAAAGTGTTGTTAATGCTGCACTTTTTTTGCCATCGTACATTAAATTATTGGCAAAACGAGTAATCATTGTATCGTTAAACCTTGGATCTGGGCTTAAAATTCTCTTTTTGGCTCTCGACTTTCTCATTTATATTCTGTCTAATCTTATTAATATTTATTTTTTAGCAGGTGCTTTTGCTCCACCTTTACCTTTTTTGGTTCCGTATTTTGAACGTCTTTGATTTCTACCTTCAACTCCGGCAGTATCAAGCGCTCCACGAACAATATGATAACGTACACCAGGCAAGTCTTTTACCCTACCTCCTCTTACCAACACGATAGAGTGCTCTT encodes the following:
- the rpsG gene encoding 30S ribosomal protein S7, producing MRKSRAKKRILSPDPRFNDTMITRFANNLMYDGKKSAALTTLYEAIDIVSQKTEQDGLQVWRKALENVMPSVEVKSRRVGGSNFQIPQEIRPDRRVSMGMKWMISYARQRNEKSMGQKLAAEIIAASKEEGASFKKKEDVHKMAEANKAYSHFRV
- the fusA gene encoding elongation factor G, with the protein product MSDLKYTRNIGIAAHIDAGKTTTTERILYYTGVNHKIGEVHDGAATMDWMVQEQERGITITSAATTCFWNYRNNKYKINIIDTPGHVDFTVEVNRSLRVLDGLVFLFSAVDGVEPQSETNWRLANNYNVTRLCFVNKMDRSGADFLNVVKQVREMLGGNALPLQLPIGAEENFKGVVDLVNNRGIVWNEADQGMTFTVVPIPDDMKAEVAEYRGLLLEAIAEFDDKLMEKFFEDPNSISEQEILTALRKACIAGKVVPMLCGSAFKNKGVQTMLDYVMEILPSPLDKDNIVGTNPNTGEEVTRKPDAKEPFTALAFKIATDPFVGRLCFFRAYAGRLDAGSYVLNTRSGNKERISRIFQMHANKQNPVDFIEAGDIGAAVGFKDIKTGDTLCDEKNPIVLEAMQFPEPVIGLAVEPKTQADLDKLGMALGKLAEEDPTFRVKTDEDSGQTIISGMGELHLEIIVDRLKREFKVEINQGAPQVAYKETISQTVDHREVYKKQTGGRGKFADIVFKVGPADDDFVIDKKNLGLQFINEIKGGNIPREFVPSVEKGFRSAMVNGVLAGYPMDKMKVVLIDGSYHAVDSDALSFEICAKTAYREALPKSKPVLLEPIMKVEVITPEQNMGDVVGDLNKRRGQIQGMDSRAGAQVVKALVPLSEMFGYVTTLRTITSGRATSTMEFSHYADAPKNVADEVIAKVKGKTEKV